The Silene latifolia isolate original U9 population chromosome Y, ASM4854445v1, whole genome shotgun sequence sequence GGAAATGCTCCCAATACTAATTATCTTTTCATGGGTGATTATGTAGGTTTGTacccttttcttcttcttcttttcgatATACATTTTACTCATTTATTATATTTACATTTTCAGAACATGTTGACTTTTCGCATTATGAAGCTTTGTTAGAACACCCAAGTGCGTAATGGAGGCTTAACCCTAGCATTACCAACACACAGAGGCTGTTTTGAATGACTTGGTTTCATCAAAAATATTACAGTGTTGTAATATTTTGGGTAAATCGATAAcctatactccctcctattctatattttcttcccctttcatttttacacaagaaataacaaagtgaatttggaccacacaaaacacactaccccacatgtcattgaatttggaccacacaaatcatcccaaaaaaggaaatagggaagaaaacccgaataaggaaatatggaagaaaatataccaaaaaaggaaatagggaagaaaacccgaataaggAAATATGGAAGAAAATATAAAATAGGGGAGAGTATCTAACATAAACCAACTTCTTaaaacttatacctaagataactctTTTTTAAAACTTATACGCTTAAATCCTACTTTCTTCCAAACCTAAAGCCAAATATTGAAATAAAACACAAATTGACTATTATGCCCTCACTAATCAACCCACCCACCCTTTCTCTACTACATTCACCCATCAaccttcatattttttttttttttgacaacaatgaaCCATTATATTAAAGGACGAAGCAATACACAGAGTTAGCCTGTTGCCAGACTTACAGACCAGTaaggataaattacaaacaaagcACGGATTTCTCGGATGGAATTCCGCACAGTAATTGGGACTGCAAAGTGGTTGCGAAGCTGAGATAGTTTACAACAAGTAACGAAAACAAACAGAACCCAGGCCCACCGAATGGGCGTATTGCATAGCTTGTAACAGAGCTCTAGTCGATGCATCCAGTAATGAATTTGCGCGTAAAATGCGTGAGTCGGAGAAAAGCAAATCAGAACACCGGATGCAGCAGGTGAAGCAACGCGTGCGTGGGGCAGTGCGTGGTGAAACATAGATCGAAAACACTGTTCGTGGAAGGGTTGATTGACCGAGAACAGCAGCAGGCGCATCTATACCATAAAGTGATTTTAGAAGTGGAAAACTCACCTCTGGAAGTCGACTATGTGAGTGCATCAGATCTTGAATAATGCAACATGTAACCACAGGGTCAACCATATTGTTTCGAAAAAGCACTGAGTGGCCTGGAGAACACAGCAGAAGTAAAGCAGCAGCCATTTTCGATCAGATGCCAAAGCTTGGCGATATAGATATGACACAAAATCTGCAATCCAAGAGACGAAAGGAATAGATGGGTTAGCAATGGAGTTAATCCCAAGGGCAGATGCTTTCCAGATATGCTGGGCAAAGACACAGTTCCGAAACAAATGCTCTGCAGATTCAGGGGATGCCCGACATAGTGGACATACGGAGTCGACTGGCACATGTTTTGAAAGCAAATTATCAGCTGTTGGCATAATGTTATGAGCTAACCGCCATAACATAACCGAGTGCTTGGGTGGAATTTCCTTTCTCCAAACGAGCTGCCAAGGAAAGTTATGGACAAACGAGCGAATACATTTGAAGTCGGGAGATTCCGACCATAGGAGGGAATAGCGGACCTAGGCGAGTAAGTGCCATCTTGTATATTTCGAAAAAGGAAGTCATCAAAGTTCGTCGCAGGTGGTTCCAAAGCAATTATTTCCTTTGCACAGGTGGAGATAAAATATCTGAAAACCATAGTAGGATTCCAATCACCCGATTCCAGTAAGAAATCAGTAAGAAATCCGAAAGAGAAGGTACAGAATCCGGAGCTGGAACCGGAGCAGAAACAGATGGCAGAGCACCATTAATCCAACGACTAGACCAAATATCCACCAAATTCCCGTTACCAATCTTCCAACAAATACCACTTTTATTTGCACAGAACTGACCTTGCAAATTCGGACCATATATACGATGGGTGAGAAACGCGAGATTTAGCTAAAGGGATTGGCAAATCGCGGCCATACTTTGGAACCATATATCTTGCCACCAGTGCTGTTGGCTGTGAATGGATACGCCAGAAATTCTTAAGAAGCAAAGCTTGACTGAAGAGGTGTGAATTTTTAAGACCCAGACCTCCATATTCTTTCGGTGCTTAAAGTACACTTTGAGAAACCCGGTGAATAGACTCGCTTATTCCAATCATTAAGCCACGAGAAAGACGCCAAAGCAAGGCGTCTATTTTCGGCATACACCAAGAGGGATAGGGACAACGGAGAAAACATGATTCAGGGAAGCTTGACAAGATGGCGAAATAATGATCAATTTACTTGGTTGGTTTGAGATGAAGAGCGAGACCAGGAAGCAATGCGAGTAATAAGCTTATCAATATAAGGAGAAACATCGAGACCGTTTCCGAGGGAAATCAATAGGAACTCCCAAATAAGTACCAAAAGCAGGCACATGATTTATCTTCAAAATAGAAGTCAGATGCTCTCTGAAGTCCACAGGTGTATTTGGGCTAAATTTAATAAAAGACTTATTAAAATTAACCATTTGACCCGAAGCCACTTCAAAATCCCTGAAAAGATCCCTTAAAGTCTCAAATGCCAGCGGTGTTGCTTTGCGAAAGAAAGAAGAGCGTCATCCGCATAGAACAAATGCGAAAGAGTAGGCGCGTATCTCGAGATCTTAATACCGGTGATGGAGCCAATTTTTTCACTTTGAGTAATCTGGCGAGACAAAACTTCCATACACATTATAAAAAGATAGGAGACAAAGTGGATCCCCCCGCCGAAGACCACAATACGAACGGAAAGATTCCGAGGGTTCTCCATTAATAAGTACCACCGTAAGAGATGGTAGCCACACATTCCCAAATAATGTTTTGCCAGAAAGTGGGGAAACCCATACGTTTCATTATCAGCATTAGGAAAGACCATGAAACACGATCAAAAgctttgttcatatcaagtttaaGCACAGCGTAACAGTTTGTACCCTTTGTCGTCTTGTTAATATAGTGAAGCACCTCGTGGGCAATAAGACAGCTGTCAGACATCAGGCGTCCCGGAACAAAAGCTTGCTGAGAGTCGGAAACAATGGAAGGTATCACAAGCTTTAGCCTATTTGCAAGACATTTTGACGCAATTCGGTAAATGACATTGCAAAGACTAATAGGCCGAAACTGAGTGACCATCTCAGGGTGTTCCAGCTTCCAGCTTCGGAATGAGAATAATATGGGTATGATTCCACTCTTTCAACATAACACCAGAATTAAGAAACTGTAAGATGGCTGCAGATACGAGGTGGCCAAAACACTTGATAAAAACGGGGTGTAATCCCATCTGGGCCAGGAGTCTTTGAGCCATCCATACTTCGAATCACTCGAAGAACATCATTCTCAGTAAATGGAGTAGAGAGAAGAGAGCAGTCAGCGGATGAAAGGGATGGAATATCCAGGTCAGCTAGAAAATCTGCAGTAGATTGAAAATCGTGAGCTTGAGCCAAGCGATGATCTCCAACAATAGAACGGAAATGAGAGAGAATCTCTGCTTCAATTGCAGCAGGGTCACTAATCCAGGTTCCGTCAGAAGTGCGAAGTGAAATCAGTCGTTGTTTGGAAGCACGTTGCTTAACACGATTGAATAAAAAACGAGTTGGGAGGCCATCCGTAATCTCTTTTCTTGTCTTAGTCCGCTGAAGCCAGTAACTATGTTGATTTGAGATTAGTTGAAGTTGAGATGATCGCAGATTGTGATATGAAAGGGCAGCAGCAGAGTCCAAAAGAGATGCCGAAGCAAGTTGAAGCTCATTCTCGACTGACGACCAATTTATACCGTAGCACATGCGATGTCGAATAACCCAATTCATAACAGCAAATCGAGCAGCTGCTAGCTTGCGGGAAAGCACATATGAAGTGGATCCACAAAAAGGAGTATTCCAAGCATTAGAAACAAGTTCTAAAACTTCGTAGTCAAGACACCGATTATCAAGACGGTATGGGCGATTGCGCGATTTCGGTTGTGGTAGAAAACGTAACAAAATTGGCGAATGGTCGGAAATAAGAATAGGTAGATGCAAAAAACCGAAGTAGCGGAAAAAGATCCAACCGGTCTTGAGTTGCGTATGACCGGTCTAGACGTTCCATAATACAATGTCCATCAACTTGTCCATTCATCCAAGTAAAACGAGGGCCAAAGAATGGAATATCCACAAGACTATTCTGAAATTTCCACGCAGTAAACTCAGCTTGGCCCCTAATTGTTAAAGAACCGCCCAATTTGTCCGAATGTAATTCCACTTGATTGAAATCCCCAATAACCAGAAACGGAGAACAACCAGAGATCACATTAGAAATATTATCCCATAACATAGACCTATATTGGAAAACAGGTTCCCCGTACAGGAACATTACATACAAACCACTAAAAACACCTTGATATACATTAATGCCCAATTTACAAAAAATAAAACGAGGGCAACTACTTATAACTTGTATATCTACAGAATTATCCCAGTACAAAAGAAGACCACCACTACGACCAGTAGAGTCCACCCCACAGTAGTTAGGAAATCCAAGATGGCGAGTCTTCATAACAGCTATATCAACAGTAGTATGGGTCTCTTGCAAAAACAAAATCAGCGGATGATATTTAAGGACACTTTGATGTAGATACGGAATTGTAGGATCATCCGCTTCACCAAATCCCCTACAATTCCAACGAAAGGTAGTCATTGGTACCCCGGTGGTGACTTAAGGTCCACCACCTGACCTATAAACACCCTCCCATCTTCATCGCTGACAGGAGACAGGAAAAGAGACGAAAACACAGTTAGCGACGAACCAAGGAAATCCCAAATATGAGAATACGAACATTTGAAACGCTTCAAAGGCTGATAACCCAGGTCCATACCCGTGCTTGGACACTTGCGTTTATGTGAACCAACAAAAGAAAAAGAGTCGTCCAAATCAGGTGGCTTATGCTTCGTATAGACAAAAGGAGTGCTCTAGCTCCAACAACAGACCAAAAGGAGGAATCGCATGTCAAATTCAAAAACTTTGATCTACATGAATGCTTAAAACACGGTTTACTTAAACAATTAAGCTCAGAGCGTACCTTCCTCTTAAAAACAAACTTCAATTTCTTCCCAGACGAGTCCATAGGAGAGGGGCTATAACCAGTCCCAGAACAACTCCCAGCAGCCAGAGAGTCACGAAAAAGGATACCCACATCAACCTGTCTTGGTGGTGTAGCTGGTTCAGGCAACCCAAGGTCCATGATAGGCTCCATGTCCACCTCAGGAGCTGTCATTCGAAAAGCAGGGGATATAGGACCTGCAGATGTTGAAGCTCCAGTTGGCTTAGAAGCAGAGCGGACCAAAGGATGAGCTTCCAGCAGAACTTCGCGAGACTCGTCTTCATGAACCATCACATCAGGTGCAGGCACTGCAAAAGGAGCCTCCTCATCTCCTCCATTgtcagatgaagaagaagagaacGAAACACCGGTGAATCTCCCCCGAATCAACTTGAGGGGAGTCATCGTGGTCCCAATATCGATCTTAGAAGTCAAGTATTTAACCCGCGAAGGCAAACCCATAATTTCAGGTGTATAAAACCTTGAGCCAGGTGGTCCATGAAGCACCGTCAACCCCCTGGCACTAAGCTCCTCTAGGCGTGCATGAATACGACGCGCACCCTGAAATTTCCCAGAAGGACAGTATGATACACGATGTCCCACTTCACCACATGTTTTACAAAACCTGAAAACTCCCTCATAAGAAAACGCTATCCACTGTTGCTCCCTATCACTAATAGCCAGAAAGCAGCCTGCGATCAAAGGTTTGGAAAGGTCCACCCAAACCTTCACACGAACAAAACTACGAGAAGGAGTTAAAGAATTAACCACCTCCTCCTCACAAATGTCCCCCACATGGGACAAGAGGAAAGCAGCAACAGAGGAATGCATCAGATGAAAAGGGAGATGGAGAACACGCACCCAAACAGGGACAATATGAAACAACATATTGTCCGGAAAGGTAGTAGCAGAGCATGGACGGAGAACCATCAAACAGCCATCAATATTGACAGTCTGACGTTCTCTGAAGTAATGGTAATCAACCATAGAAGAAAACGAGAACAAGTAATAAGGTTTCATGGGTCGAATAGAAATCGACCCATTTAACCTCCAATGGATGCCAATTTGGTGCAAAATCCGGTCCACAGCCAGATAACGTTGATCAATAAAACGGGTGGTGAGAACGCGGTTAAAATCCAAACCCGTGAGATCAGCACATAAATATGGAGGTAATTTTATACTCACACCAGCACGACAAAGGGCAGTGGTGGAGGAAGAGGCCATATTTGTGAATGGTTATATAAGTGAACTGAGAGAGAGACCTGGGTAATTAAAAAACTGTAGACGCTAATTTATAGTAGATTTCAGGAACATAAAAGTGGCCGGAGAGACACGTGGCAGCAACACAACGAAGCAGACACACGTGTTCTGACGCAGGGCAGCAGATGACAGATCATGGCGACAATCAGAAGTGGGGAGTTTGGACCCATCAACCTTCATATTCATCACAAATTAAACTCCACCACCATCAATGTAATCCACCCTGACCCATGTCCGCAGCGCCATCTACCCCGGTATTGCTGCCCCAATTTGTCCTCCCTTTTACACCAACCACCCACAAATCTACAACCCCTAAACCCACAACCCCCAACGCCCACCTACACCAGAATTCGCGGATTTAGGCATGATTTTCAGCGTAAATCGTCAAATCAGCAAAAAAAATATCTTCAAATCTTGAATTAACTTCAACAAATTGTTGAATCAGCAAGAAGAATCTTCACTTATTGAAGATTATGCTTCAAATAGTCAAAAGAATGAATCCAGATATTAAGAATGTTCTTGTAAAAAACATGCTTCGGAAAAGAAATTGAAATCAATTatgatttcgaaaaaaaaaacgcaaTTGAACTGTTTTCAGTTTTTTACAAATTGTGCGGAATTAAAAACGAAATTAGGCTCGATACCATGAAGAGTTATGTGAACTCCATTAATGGAGGAGAAAAGCTAGAGATAGTAGCTTAAACAAGAAGCTAAATAAAGTGGTCTTATTCTATTATTCTGGAAAGTTCTCTCTGGTTTTATATGTACAACCTAACTTCTATATATACCACACATAATTAGTAAAGTAGACAACTAGTACACCTAATATACCTACATAATGGCTTAAGGTAGTGGAAAATGGTGGTGATAGGTTGGGCAAAGTGGGTAGTAAGGGTCGTCGTTGGGAGGGCGGCAGTGGGACTGCGACAATGGCACCAATGGAGGTATTGATGGTTTTTGGTGGTGGTAATGGTTGATGTGTGGGTTAATGGGTAGGGGAAGAGTGATGATGTTTATTTAGTAAGGGCAAATTCGTCAATTTATGACTTTTTTGGAGAATTGGTATTATGTTTGGAAAAAATTAGGATTATAGGTAtaagttttcaaaaaaaaattcttagGTATAAGTTTTTAAAAATGGTAATATACTAGGTATAAGTATAccctaatatttttattatttgggAGGAAAGGAGGAAATTTGTAATCTTGTAGATCTAGGGTGTATGTCTTGGGATGGACTTGCATTTTTTTCGTCCGTGTGACAGAAATTTGTATAGAGGCTGATGTTTCTAAGgatttaccaatttttttctcaaGGGGAAGATTACTTATTTCAGCGTAATTTAGGAGGTTTTAGTGGCAAAGAAAATATTGTTGCCAACTTTAGTGTGAGGAGAAAGAGGATGAATTTAAGCATAGTTAAGGGAAGTTATTGTACTTAATAAGATGAATGAGATTGTTGGGGTGAAATAACTGATTTGATGTTCTAAGTTGATCTCTTTAAGCATTATTTGTGGGTTGTTTTCTGAATTGGGCATGCAAAAATGTGGAAGGAATAGAAGTCAATGGCATTTCAAGTTTTCAGTTGATTGAATTCTGTTACGACTTAATCTTTCTGAAGTGAACGGTTTGCTTTGATTTGGGGTAGTAACAATTTCATTCATGGTCGTCCGCTTTTGTTTGAGTAAGATGaaggattggatatttggaaatTGTAGGCGGTCTTCTAAATTGCAAGGTTTTTGGAGTTTGGGATAAAGAAGAGTGTAGGAGAGCGAGTGATGAAGAGGAGTGGTGTTGCTAAAGTTGCTTGTTTTTGGAGTTTGCTAAGGGAAGTTGGGTCCTGGAAAGACTGAAATGTGTGTTTTTTTAGCCAAGGAACGTAGGAGCTGTAAATTCTAGAATGTGCTTAGGTTAGAATTATTCTTTCTTTGAAACTCGAGGAGCATTTTGAATGCTGAGTGACCTTTTTTACTCGTAACTTAATTGCGTTGAATTGTGACAGTCCTTTACTTGCTTGTGTTTTCTTTGCTCAATCAGAATAGGCAAAATGGGAAACACTTGTGTGGGTTATCAAGAGATTAACTGATTGCTTTGTTCATCTCTCTTTCTGACACAATTGCTTCATGTCTTTTGTTTTCTCAGATCGTGGATATTATTCAGTTGAGACTGTCACCCTTCTGGTTGCCTTGAAGGTTCGATATAGGGACAGGATTACAATCCTTCGAGGAAACCATGAAAGCCGTCAAATAACTCAAGTGTAGGGCACTGGTGCTTTCATCTGAGGATCAATCATTCGCTATTTATATTCTGGCTTCATTAAGTAATTCATAAATCGCTTAGCATGCTATTATATGGGCTATGTATTTATTTGTCTGTAATCATTTAGCTTATTTGCAGCTAGCAGCTACATGGGAAGTCCTTTATCTGTAGTTACTTGCGAAAATCTTTTTGTCCTATACTATTCTTGTGCATCTGTCtgcttttattttatatgttttaactACTGTTAGTCTGTTACTAATGTTTATCTTCAAACtttttgtttatttgattaattttCATTTTAGTCTCTTTATATCAAATAATTTTGCTACTTTGGTTTTGGTGCGGTTGTGTTGCATACGTCAACGGCAGAAAATTTAATTTAAGCCTGTTCTTTTTTATTTATTCTGGATTTTAACTTCTTTCAACTTCCATGATCATTGTAGTAACTACTAAAGAGAACTTGGATTCTTGGAATATAAGTGAAAACTTTGAGTTAGCCTAAACTATGCTATTCCTGTAGCTAATTTATTTACTCACTCCAAGCATCTAATGAATTTGTAATTGAACTTTCAGATATGGTTTCTATGATGAATGCTTAAGGAAATATGGGAATGCAAATGTCTGGAAACACTTTACTGATCTTTTTGATTATCTACCTCTGACAGCTCTTATTGAGAGTCAGGTAGGAATTGCAAAATGTAGATGATTTCTGATTTTCTGGTTACTCTTTTGGGATGAGATTGTGAAAAATGTGACTTAAGTTTTTCACTGTTTTTCACCGATAATAGATATTCTGCTTGCATGGAGGCCTTTCACCTTCTTTAGATACACTGGACAATATCCGTGCCCTTGATCGTATACAAGAGGTTTGTCTGAATTTCATAACTTGTACTAACTTTTTAAAGCGAAAACAATTGTGTCCGCTAATGTCTCTTGTGAACATCACTGTCTAGACGTTGTATAGGACAGTCACATCAGGAAGACCAGCCCATTAATAGTTAATTCCAATTAAAAACTCCTTGAATATATATTTACTTACATGCAGTTGTAATCTTTGACATCAAGGATAATTAAGTATAGGTCCGTCGATATTAGAAGATATCAACTATTTTTGTTTTGGCCATCCCCCTTTTGGGCTGTTCTCATACTACAGGAAAGTCTCATATAAGATTATAGTTCTCATGAGCCCTGGCATTTGCGTTTTTATCCGGGTGCATTTTTCGAAGCCAgcagcatttatttacattttgtgtCCTGTGATTGTGAGCAGGTTCCCCACGAAGGACCTATGTGTGACTTGTTATGGTCGGATCCTGATGATCGTTGTGGCTGGGGAATTTCACCTCGTGGAGCCGGCTATACTTTTGGGCAGGATATAACAGCCAACTTCAACCACACTAATGGGCTTACTCTAATTTCTAGAGCCCACCAGCTTGTGATGGAAGGTTTCAATTGGGGTCAGGTTTGTAAAATCTTACATCATGACAACATAAATTTTGCGCTACGTATTTGACAGTTGAGTTTCTGATGTGTCGACTAACATATACTTTTGTGAAACTGACTTGCATTAGCATTAGTATAAGCACCTAAAGCCAAAAAATTAGTAAACAATGATAACTAGTACGGACTCTACATAGTGCATGTTCACCCAGCACTTTTTTGTTGctagttttttttttcaactatGTCGACTAactatattatttttttttttttttgaggaaaacttaattatattattttgaaattgcaATATAAGTGACTTTTTGTCGActaactattattttgaaattgcaATGTAAGAGACTTTTTGTCGACTAATTAAAATGCAACTTTACAGGACAAAAATGTAGTGACAGTTTTTAGCGCTCCCAACTACTGTTACCGGTGTGGGAATATGGCGGCTATTCTTGAGATCGGAGAGAACATGGAACAGAATTTTCTCCAATTTGACCCTGCACCCCGGCAGATTGAGCCTGATACCACTCGGAAGACTCCAGACTATTTTTTGTGATTTATATCATCTGTTTGTAATACTATTATATCCTCATCTGGATGTAGATTTCGTTTTGGTTGTTTGAGGATCTGTAGCGGCATCATTTTTTGCTTTGATTTTAAAGATGCCCACTGAAGGTTACATTAGTTTCTTTGTATATTTCCCGCATCATTGGCTAGAAACATTCGAGTATTTATGGAGTAACTTTTACTAATCAACAAGTTGCAAGGGTAATGGATTCCTGGCCCCATTTTTTACCAACGTCTTCccattaggccctgttctttctggttTTTTAAAGCTgaaaactgaactgaactgaatggagttgagctgaactgaactgaatggagttgaactgaactgaatcgagctgagctgaactgaattgaactgaatagagttgagctgaactgaataaAGCTGAATTGAGCtgaaataattatattaataataataatatttaatattattgttattattaactatattattaataataataataataataataataataatattcatattataatactaatattaatatttataggaaaaaaattataatattatatatgtataatcataaattataataatgaaaaaatagtaatttttaataataatattcttaataacaataataaataataatgtcaatattaataatgattttggtaaaaataattgtttcgattaaaaacactcaagtaagcgttgctcgaattcgggtcgggtcaacgcgctccttTCAGATGGCACATCGAGCCTATGCTTGCTCTCTTCGGATGGATCTTGCATGCGTTACAAACAGGGCCTCAGAGGGTTCGCAAGaggtccttctctgatgccttaTGGTATTGATGGATAGTcgggaccttgcttgaagcttAGGTCTTCGTgccctctcatagtagctcgagtagtcttacttctagagagaggaagttgttggtgagaagtattttaccattgattggtgaataatgaggtatttatagttttctatgtgtacctcaaatgatggcttgTCAAGCATGGTTACCAAactcgctatgaatacgccttacctATTCGCGAATCgtttatagaaaatgtgttatatgtattttcagtaatcaactTGATAGAAGTCGCTTTTAACGATTCGTGATTCGTAGGATACCAATTCAAGCGAATccgtaaccatgttggcaagTGTGTTGACTTGTATGATCCCGTATTGGCTAGTGAGTCAAGTCGGTTGggcgtgccccatcaataatatttataataaatgttattaattttaataataataccaataataattataacaacaacaacaacaacaataataataataatattaacattaataacattattattcattttaacaataacaataataataataacaacaacaacaataatattaacattaagaacattattattcattttaataataatattcataataataatgataatagtaattataataaataaattattatcaacaatattattaattataataataataaagaataaaaaataaaaaataaagaataataatatttaaaaaatagtgttattgataataaaattagtaataattattaaatttaagatgagtaaaaTTTGAAATGAAATTTGAACTTAATGGAGTTGAATCAACTTAATCAATGGAGTGAATTTAATCGAACTAAATGGAGTCAATTGAATCGAATCgaagtgaatcgaatcgaatagagtgaAATTGAATCGAGGTGgggtgaaaataagccagaaagaactgTTATAGTTACTGTGatacaaattcttttgctacaaTGAAATATGACAAATTTTATAATATTAGACTGACCTAAGACTCCTAAAGTTTTAGTAAAACTGTTATGATTTTTGTCTTTGGCATAGACACCAAGATTTTCTTTTTTCAATTGGTCTcacttgtgacgggttaccatttgtgacggatattttgtgagataaaatggtaacaaaatgggttagtggagaaagggggccacatgaatagtgttgtagagagagaaaaagtgggtacattgtgaggtaaaatggtatccgtcttcagcttgtgacggatatgtcatgtcttcaatgagaatttgtgttcttttTTATAGACACCCATATTGTTTTATCTAAATGATTTTCAGGTATACCTGGTGGTAGAAGACTTTTCTTTCTTGTTATATAACTCTGTGAAGTTAGATTATTAAATAAATTTATCATATTAAATTAGATTCTATTTATATTTTGATGACATATTTAAATATAAGAATCTTTATATTTTCTTAATATTTCTTTTTATATTTAAAAAATTAGCATTTTCTTTCTAAATCTTTTAAGGATTTAGTCCGCCTAAGCTTAGCCATTTCTGGTTCTATAGTTATTGACGTGAACCTGCCCTCTGACCTGGTGTTACATCGCTATAGTAAGTGGGAAGATTTATATGTCCTAAAGGGCATGAATATTTGGGGGTCACAAATTTTTGTGTCTTCCGAAAATTTGAGTGCGGCACCGTGATTTTGTTCAAAGGGCAAGTTAGAAATAACCGCTGTGATTTTGTGAAGGGTTTATGTGATTTCAGTTTCGGGTTGTACAACAGTTTTAAGCACGACTAACTGCATGGACGAGTGTGCTAGACCTCTTGTTAGTTTTC is a genomic window containing:
- the LOC141626216 gene encoding serine/threonine-protein phosphatase PP2A-2 catalytic subunit-like; this encodes MPSSHGDVDRQIEQLVECKALSEMDVKTLCEQARAILVEEWNVQPVKCPVTICGDIHGQFYDLIELFRIGGNAPNTNYLFMGDYVDRGYYSVETVTLLVALKVRYRDRITILRGNHESRQITQVYGFYDECLRKYGNANVWKHFTDLFDYLPLTALIESQIFCLHGGLSPSLDTLDNIRALDRIQEVPHEGPMCDLLWSDPDDRCGWGISPRGAGYTFGQDITANFNHTNGLTLISRAHQLVMEGFNWGQDKNVVTVFSAPNYCYRCGNMAAILEIGENMEQNFLQFDPAPRQIEPDTTRKTPDYFL